A stretch of the Gemmatirosa kalamazoonensis genome encodes the following:
- a CDS encoding CehA/McbA family metallohydrolase produces the protein MPLAPTCRAVARAGLLALLPLVVAAAHVAARPNHYGQSDRVERHMLPVVTTGPMDPVWRPDGNALAFAMRGDVWTVPADGGTAVALTAGPAYHYEPAWSPDGGRVALTVDADGNLDIGIVSASGGAVQRITTGPEVDVEPTWAPDGRALFYVSARGNRFQIRRHDLATAEDTLVVAGFQPAVSPDGTRLAYVAPVPGRLGSGGIWVKPLPDGAPRLVYVDETEYRAHPRWTPDGQSLLFVSDVGGSNDVMLVSAAGGDPIRLTIDAHDEFAPSSSPDGARVAFVSNGTGPTTLYTVSAGGGPRSAWRAVPLRARTPRTPAGRVHVRVLGPDGRPTPARVTVDASDGRGYAPDGGFHRVSLANDTHYFHTAGEADVEVPAGRTTVEAAKGFEYRPARLTVDVPAGGVRDVTLRLTRLVDLPARGWWSGDTHVHDLHQGLEGLSHAEFFDQLRAEDLHVTNALIHMDGTRLMGRWDDLTGMPYPGSTPQYILQYGEEFRGSLGHVSMLGVKHFALPFTAGERNTPYAQPVIDAAYVDSAHAQGGIAGFGHPYLSRASTPAAVASTLIPVDVALGKGDFYDLGALYSDELASTEVYYRLLNCGFRLAATSGTDNFSDVGRDPPPGSDRTYVHLRGGGPVTLARWLDGIRAGHTFASTGPLLFLDVAGREPGDEIALRAADAPRLTVRAEATSITPMARLEIVVNGAVVQTVAATDSLHIAVATEVSLPRGGWVAARVVGPPSRYVGDDYAFAHTGPVYVVRDGRRFTSADDARFLADAVDAVRARAWRASRGARRPSARNSRRRSIGRAPCMRRSSGTRSPRIVEYARVPSRAPAGGAAARRLLGLRRANRCARRAAHRGARGGAASGQRRLAVRVSRGAAALGALSHRAGHGCPRRVDGALRPAAAALRERRGHDDARPADRARGVGELRQRGRDGGVRARRDAAGDRVRRRGLRPAPLRAARPAAWLRAVVRRQPRGRPVARALGGDRGTRLPRRG, from the coding sequence ATGCCCCTCGCGCCCACCTGCCGCGCCGTCGCCCGCGCGGGACTGCTCGCCCTCCTCCCCCTCGTCGTCGCCGCGGCCCACGTCGCCGCACGGCCGAACCACTACGGCCAGTCCGACCGCGTCGAGCGCCACATGCTCCCCGTCGTCACCACCGGCCCCATGGATCCGGTCTGGCGCCCCGACGGCAACGCGCTCGCGTTCGCGATGCGCGGCGACGTGTGGACCGTCCCCGCCGACGGCGGCACCGCCGTCGCGCTCACCGCGGGGCCGGCCTACCACTACGAGCCGGCGTGGAGCCCCGACGGCGGGCGCGTCGCGCTCACCGTCGACGCCGACGGCAACCTCGACATCGGCATCGTGAGCGCGTCGGGCGGCGCGGTGCAGCGCATCACCACCGGCCCCGAGGTCGACGTCGAGCCGACGTGGGCGCCGGACGGGCGCGCGCTGTTCTACGTCAGCGCGCGCGGCAACCGGTTCCAGATCCGTCGGCACGACCTCGCCACCGCCGAGGACACGCTCGTCGTCGCCGGCTTCCAGCCCGCGGTCTCGCCCGACGGGACGCGCCTCGCCTACGTCGCGCCCGTCCCCGGGCGACTCGGCAGCGGCGGGATCTGGGTGAAGCCGCTCCCCGACGGCGCGCCGCGGCTCGTCTACGTCGACGAGACGGAGTACCGCGCGCATCCGCGGTGGACCCCCGACGGGCAGTCGCTGCTGTTCGTCTCCGACGTCGGCGGCTCGAACGACGTGATGCTCGTCTCCGCGGCGGGCGGCGATCCGATCCGCCTGACGATCGACGCGCACGACGAGTTCGCGCCGTCGTCGAGCCCCGACGGCGCGCGTGTCGCGTTCGTGTCGAACGGCACCGGGCCGACCACGCTCTACACGGTGTCGGCCGGCGGCGGCCCGCGCTCCGCGTGGCGCGCCGTGCCGCTGCGCGCGCGCACGCCGCGCACGCCCGCCGGCCGCGTGCACGTGCGCGTCCTCGGGCCCGACGGGCGCCCCACGCCGGCGCGCGTCACGGTGGACGCGAGCGACGGCCGCGGGTACGCGCCCGACGGCGGCTTCCACCGCGTCAGCCTCGCGAACGACACGCACTACTTCCACACCGCGGGCGAGGCCGACGTCGAGGTCCCCGCGGGCCGCACGACCGTCGAGGCGGCGAAGGGCTTCGAGTACCGCCCCGCGCGGCTCACGGTCGACGTGCCCGCCGGGGGCGTGCGCGACGTCACGCTCCGCCTGACGCGCCTCGTCGACCTGCCGGCGCGCGGCTGGTGGTCCGGCGACACCCACGTCCACGACCTGCACCAGGGACTCGAGGGCCTCTCGCACGCCGAGTTCTTCGACCAGCTGCGCGCCGAGGACCTGCACGTAACGAACGCGCTGATCCACATGGATGGCACGCGGCTCATGGGGCGGTGGGACGATCTCACCGGCATGCCGTACCCGGGCTCGACGCCGCAGTACATCCTCCAGTACGGCGAGGAGTTTCGCGGCTCGCTCGGCCACGTGTCGATGCTGGGCGTGAAGCACTTCGCGCTGCCGTTCACGGCGGGCGAGCGGAACACGCCGTACGCGCAGCCCGTGATCGACGCGGCGTACGTCGACTCGGCGCACGCGCAGGGCGGCATCGCCGGGTTCGGCCACCCGTACCTGTCGCGCGCGTCCACGCCGGCCGCGGTGGCGAGCACGCTCATCCCGGTCGACGTGGCGTTAGGCAAGGGCGACTTCTACGACCTCGGCGCGCTCTACTCCGACGAGCTCGCGTCGACCGAGGTGTACTACCGGCTGCTGAACTGCGGCTTCCGCCTCGCGGCGACGTCCGGCACCGACAACTTCTCCGACGTCGGCCGCGACCCGCCGCCCGGCTCGGACCGCACGTACGTGCACCTGCGGGGCGGGGGACCGGTCACGCTCGCGCGGTGGCTCGACGGGATCCGCGCGGGTCACACGTTCGCGTCCACCGGCCCGCTGCTCTTTCTCGACGTCGCGGGGCGCGAGCCCGGCGACGAGATCGCGCTCCGCGCGGCCGACGCGCCGCGCCTCACGGTCCGCGCCGAGGCGACGTCGATCACCCCGATGGCGCGCCTGGAGATCGTGGTCAACGGCGCCGTGGTGCAGACCGTCGCCGCGACCGACTCGCTCCACATCGCCGTCGCCACCGAGGTGTCGCTCCCGCGCGGCGGCTGGGTCGCGGCGCGCGTCGTGGGCCCGCCGTCGCGCTACGTGGGCGACGACTACGCGTTCGCGCACACGGGCCCCGTGTACGTCGTGCGCGACGGCCGCCGCTTCACGTCGGCCGACGACGCGCGGTTCCTCGCCGACGCGGTCGACGCCGTGCGCGCGCGCGCGTGGCGCGCGAGCCGTGGCGCACGCCGGCCGAGCGCGCGCAATTCGAGGCGGCGCTCGATCGGGCGCGCGCCGTGTATGCGGCGATCGAGCGGGACGCGGTCGCCCCGGATCGTTGAGTATGCGCGCGTGCCGTCTCGCGCCCCTGCTGGCGGCGCTGCTGCTCGCCGCCTGCTCGGGCTCCGACGAGCGAATCGATGCGCGCGCCGAGCCGCGCACCGAGGCGCGCGTGGTGGCGCCGCGTCCGGACAGCGCCGGCTGGCGGTTCGTGTATCTCGCGGGGCCGCGGCTCTGGGTGCGCTATCCCATCGCGCGGGTCACGGGTGTCCGCGACGAGTGGACGGAGCGCTGCGACCGGCAGCCGCCGCTCTACGCGAACGACGAGGACACGACGACGCTCGACCGGCTGATCGTGCGCGCGGCGTCGGCGAACTTCGACAGCGCGGTCGCGATGGCGGGGTTCGCGCGCGACGAGACGCCGCCGGGGATCGTGTGCGTCGGCGCGGGCTGCGCCCAGCGCCACTACGCGCTGCCCGACCTGCCGCATGGCTTCGCGCTGTCGTACGCCGACAGCCTCGCGGTCGGCCCGTGGCGCGCGCTCTCGGCGGTGATCGAGGAACGCGCCTACCTCGACGAGGGTGA
- a CDS encoding SusC/RagA family TonB-linked outer membrane protein — protein sequence MLTRRRRPLRAGLSALLPAALCAHALHAQPGVAISGRVLSDAGAALPGATVYIEGTQLGGTSQADGRYAFTVPAAQATGQRAVLAARRIGYRATPVTVTLTAGTRITQDFTLVTTPTQLEGLVVTALGIERDKRSLGVAQQSVAPEELSTAKDPNVVNALSGKVAGVEVTNAGPPGGSARIVIRGENSITGNNQPLFVIDGVPVDNSAPRNTGFGGLDYGNTAADINPDDVESVSVLKGANAAALYGSRAANGAIVITTKNGRGSRGLGVTLTQNLTFENPLRLPEFQDVYGQGSGGLFSYKDGRGGGVADNVNRSWGPKMDGRLITQWWSNGQPAPWVPAPNNVRDFFQTGRTSTTSAEVSGASDRADVRLAVTDLDMKSMFPTNTIRRLNTSVNGGATITPKLSTRAMVSYVQDRGHNRTGTGYDGNSAIYNLMIWGGRQRDLPHMQNYMAPDGSQIAPNRTTTNNPYWDIYADPNDDTRDRVIGSGQVQYKFAKWLTGLARTGTDWYRQWRWQQFADGNIAVDYSGGAFFEQNAYLRETNSDLLLTADNGSKGRLGLRASVGGNLRSNLSKGANIGTPHLVVPGTFNIANSAVTPQVSNNTSQRRVNSVYGQAQLSWNDYLFVDVTGRNDWSSTLPAGTNGYFYPSASGSFVFTDALPATRLGGLLSYGKLRASWAQVGSDADPYQLQVAYSAGTPFGSVARYSVPNNIANANLKPEHTRSFEGGAELRFVDDRVSLDATYYSKATTDQIIPAQISPTIGYTSATVNAGTITNKGLEVQAGLTPLRNANGLTWDVTVNFAANRSRVTSLYPGLQTVVLGTYWGMSVEARLGELYGTFYGNPYLRDTQGRLVLANGLPQIDQQKVVMGHYSPNWVGGVQNHFRYKGLDFSFLVDTKQGGRLFSTTKMFGNMSGVLKSSLWGRENGETLTDGGAILIEGVNADGTPNTTKTTSQAYFNALFQLHEPNMVTGSFVKLREARLGYDVPARYTRRLRVSALNVAVVGRNLHLWTNAPDIDPETAFDASNVQGIEFANFPTARSVGFAFKVTP from the coding sequence ATGCTCACCCGCCGCCGCCGGCCGCTCCGCGCGGGCCTGTCGGCTCTACTCCCGGCCGCGCTCTGCGCGCACGCGCTGCACGCCCAGCCAGGCGTCGCGATCAGCGGACGCGTCCTCAGCGACGCCGGCGCCGCCCTGCCCGGCGCGACGGTGTACATCGAGGGCACGCAGCTCGGCGGGACGTCCCAGGCCGACGGCCGCTACGCGTTCACCGTCCCCGCCGCCCAGGCGACCGGCCAGCGCGCCGTGCTCGCCGCGCGCCGCATCGGCTACCGCGCCACCCCGGTGACCGTCACGCTCACCGCCGGCACCCGCATCACGCAGGACTTCACGCTCGTCACCACGCCCACGCAGCTCGAGGGGCTCGTCGTCACCGCCCTCGGCATCGAGCGCGACAAGCGATCGTTAGGCGTCGCGCAGCAGAGCGTCGCGCCGGAAGAGCTCTCGACCGCGAAGGACCCGAACGTCGTCAACGCGCTCTCCGGCAAGGTCGCCGGCGTCGAGGTCACGAACGCCGGCCCGCCCGGCGGCTCGGCGCGCATCGTCATCCGCGGCGAGAACTCGATCACCGGCAACAACCAGCCGCTGTTCGTCATCGACGGCGTGCCGGTCGACAACTCCGCGCCACGCAACACCGGCTTCGGGGGGCTCGACTACGGCAACACCGCCGCCGACATCAACCCCGACGACGTCGAGTCGGTGAGCGTCCTGAAGGGCGCGAACGCCGCGGCGCTGTACGGCTCGCGCGCCGCGAACGGCGCGATCGTCATCACGACGAAGAACGGGCGCGGCAGCCGCGGGCTCGGCGTCACCCTGACGCAGAACCTCACGTTCGAGAATCCGCTGCGCCTCCCCGAGTTCCAGGACGTCTACGGGCAGGGCTCGGGCGGCCTGTTCTCGTACAAGGACGGCCGCGGCGGCGGCGTCGCCGACAACGTGAACCGCAGCTGGGGGCCGAAGATGGACGGCCGCCTCATCACCCAGTGGTGGAGCAACGGCCAGCCCGCGCCGTGGGTGCCCGCGCCGAACAACGTGCGCGACTTCTTCCAGACCGGCCGGACGTCCACGACGTCCGCCGAGGTGTCCGGCGCGAGCGACCGCGCGGACGTGCGCCTCGCCGTGACGGACCTCGACATGAAGTCGATGTTCCCGACGAACACGATCCGTCGGCTCAACACCTCGGTGAACGGCGGCGCCACCATCACGCCGAAGCTCAGCACGCGCGCGATGGTCTCGTACGTCCAGGACCGCGGCCACAACCGCACCGGCACCGGGTACGACGGGAACAGCGCGATCTACAACCTCATGATCTGGGGCGGCCGCCAGCGCGACCTCCCGCACATGCAGAACTACATGGCGCCCGACGGCAGCCAGATCGCGCCGAACCGCACGACGACGAACAACCCGTACTGGGACATCTACGCCGACCCGAACGACGACACGCGCGACCGCGTGATCGGCTCCGGGCAGGTGCAGTACAAGTTCGCGAAGTGGCTCACCGGCCTCGCGCGCACCGGCACGGACTGGTACCGCCAGTGGCGCTGGCAGCAGTTCGCCGACGGCAACATCGCCGTCGACTACTCGGGCGGCGCGTTCTTCGAGCAGAACGCCTACCTCCGCGAGACGAACAGCGACCTGCTGCTCACCGCGGACAACGGCTCGAAGGGTCGCCTCGGGCTCCGCGCGAGCGTCGGCGGCAACCTGCGCAGCAACCTGTCGAAGGGCGCGAACATCGGCACGCCGCACCTCGTCGTGCCGGGCACGTTCAACATCGCCAACTCGGCCGTCACGCCGCAGGTGTCGAACAACACGTCGCAGCGGCGCGTGAACAGCGTCTACGGGCAGGCGCAGCTCTCGTGGAACGACTACCTGTTCGTCGACGTCACCGGACGCAACGACTGGTCGTCGACGCTGCCGGCGGGGACCAACGGGTACTTCTACCCGTCGGCGTCGGGGAGCTTCGTGTTCACCGACGCGCTGCCGGCGACGCGGCTCGGCGGCCTGCTCTCGTACGGGAAGCTGCGCGCGAGCTGGGCGCAGGTCGGGTCCGACGCCGACCCGTATCAGCTCCAGGTCGCGTACTCGGCGGGCACGCCGTTCGGCAGCGTGGCGCGCTACTCGGTGCCGAACAACATCGCGAACGCGAACCTCAAGCCGGAGCACACGCGCTCGTTCGAGGGCGGGGCCGAGCTGCGGTTCGTCGACGACCGCGTGTCGCTCGACGCGACGTACTACAGCAAGGCGACGACGGACCAGATCATCCCGGCGCAGATCAGCCCGACGATCGGCTACACGAGCGCCACGGTGAACGCCGGCACGATCACGAACAAGGGGCTCGAGGTGCAGGCCGGCCTCACGCCGCTGCGCAACGCGAACGGCCTGACCTGGGACGTGACGGTGAACTTCGCCGCAAACCGCAGCCGCGTGACGAGCCTGTACCCCGGGCTCCAGACCGTGGTGTTAGGCACCTACTGGGGCATGTCGGTCGAGGCGCGGCTCGGGGAGCTGTACGGCACGTTCTACGGCAACCCGTACCTCCGCGACACGCAGGGCCGCCTCGTCCTCGCGAACGGCCTGCCGCAGATCGACCAGCAGAAGGTGGTGATGGGCCACTACTCGCCGAACTGGGTCGGCGGCGTCCAGAACCACTTCCGCTACAAGGGCCTCGACTTCTCGTTCCTCGTCGACACGAAGCAGGGCGGCCGGCTGTTCAGCACGACGAAGATGTTCGGCAACATGTCGGGCGTGCTGAAGTCGTCGCTGTGGGGGCGCGAGAACGGCGAGACGCTGACCGACGGCGGCGCGATCCTCATCGAGGGCGTGAACGCCGACGGCACGCCGAACACGACGAAGACGACGTCGCAGGCGTACTTCAACGCGCTGTTCCAGCTCCACGAGCCGAACATGGTCACCGGCTCGTTCGTGAAGCTGCGCGAGGCGCGCCTGGGCTACGACGTGCCGGCGCGCTACACGCGGCGGCTGCGCGTGTCCGCGCTGAACGTCGCGGTCGTCGGCCGCAACCTCCACCTGTGGACGAACGCGCCGGACATCGACCCGGAGACCGCGTTCGACGCGAGCAACGTGCAGGGCATCGAATTCGCCAACTTCCCGACCGCGCGCAGCGTCGGGTTCGCGTTCAAGGTGACGCCATGA
- a CDS encoding protein kinase domain-containing protein — protein sequence MTPGPLRVAHPAGLAHALADRYRLEREVGAGGMARVYLAEDVKHGRRVALKVLRPEVTADLGSGRFGREIGIAAQLRHPHILPLFDSGDADGTPFYVMPYVEGETLRDRLRRERQLPVDEAIRLASEIADALAYAHAHGVVHRDVKPENVLLESGHAVVADFGIARAVAMATRDGHDGARERLTGTGVSLGTPAYMSPEQIAADGDVDGRSDVYALGCVLYEMLAGEPPFTGSAASVLRQHLLDAPRPIAELRADTPRDVAALLTRALAKDPAERPDGAAELLAGLAGSGRVARPASVVPRPRVERRWRTVAAALGARAALGAAALGGGWALRRGAAGRRGGAEIAPADQKYVVAVLPFESLSADSAKAYFAAGLTEEVTAALSRLSALRVMSRSAVRPYAPVADRLARLRKELGVGSIIEGSVRVNGDSARVTVRLVDARSEGTVWSTERDVAIADALVVQSQLARTIADALRARVTPAEARRRGRPPTISPEAYELYLRATRMPVAVAASNREAMDLLRRAVALDAGFALAHYELAHRYTFLAYGRGSAYVDSGMAQARAAIAADPELANGYFVLGDLQSYSGRFDDARASYLRSLALDPNYDWAMNDLGFNEELAGRFDEALHWHALAFRLAPNTADAFYHVEAALVHIGDDAFDERFFARAAARFPESRRLALSLARLELLLGRDSIAADRTRRTLSRSPADQESQMFAAEVATVTRAADAESFLAPLVREAPDGRGDFLAESFRTQLGLALAGRGERARAESLWAASAALAQRQIAEGHESPALRVELAAIASVRGDSAAALDWLQRGYDAGWTDARITALDPFLEPLRTHTRYGAVVARMRADLAAMRRRAEAAHPEFFPTREVPNDSGVRDE from the coding sequence ATGACCCCTGGCCCGCTCCGCGTCGCGCATCCGGCGGGACTCGCGCACGCGCTCGCCGATCGCTACCGGCTGGAGCGCGAGGTCGGCGCGGGCGGCATGGCGCGGGTGTATCTCGCCGAGGACGTGAAGCACGGTCGGCGCGTGGCGCTGAAGGTGTTGCGGCCGGAGGTCACGGCCGATCTCGGGAGCGGTCGATTCGGGCGCGAGATCGGCATCGCCGCGCAGCTCCGTCACCCGCACATCCTGCCGCTGTTCGACAGCGGCGACGCGGACGGCACGCCGTTCTACGTCATGCCGTACGTCGAAGGGGAGACGCTGCGCGACCGCCTTCGTCGCGAGCGGCAGCTCCCGGTGGACGAGGCGATACGGCTCGCGAGCGAGATCGCCGACGCGCTGGCCTACGCGCACGCGCACGGCGTCGTGCACCGCGACGTGAAGCCGGAGAACGTGCTCCTCGAATCCGGGCACGCCGTCGTGGCCGACTTCGGCATCGCCCGCGCCGTGGCGATGGCGACGCGCGATGGACACGACGGCGCGCGCGAGCGGCTGACCGGCACCGGCGTGTCGCTCGGCACGCCCGCCTACATGAGCCCCGAGCAGATCGCGGCCGACGGCGATGTGGACGGGCGCAGCGACGTGTACGCGCTCGGCTGCGTGCTCTACGAGATGCTCGCCGGCGAGCCCCCGTTCACCGGCTCCGCTGCGTCGGTGCTGCGACAGCACCTGCTCGACGCGCCGCGCCCGATCGCCGAGCTGCGGGCCGACACGCCGCGCGACGTCGCGGCGCTCCTGACGCGCGCGCTCGCGAAGGACCCGGCCGAGCGTCCCGACGGCGCGGCGGAGCTGCTCGCGGGGCTCGCCGGGTCGGGCCGGGTCGCGAGACCGGCGTCGGTCGTGCCCCGGCCTCGGGTCGAACGCCGGTGGCGCACGGTCGCCGCAGCGCTCGGCGCACGCGCCGCGTTGGGCGCGGCCGCGTTAGGCGGCGGCTGGGCGCTGCGCCGCGGCGCGGCCGGCCGGCGCGGCGGCGCGGAGATCGCGCCGGCCGACCAGAAGTACGTCGTCGCCGTGCTCCCGTTCGAGAGCCTCTCCGCCGACTCCGCGAAGGCCTACTTCGCCGCTGGCCTGACCGAGGAGGTCACCGCCGCGCTGTCCCGCCTGTCGGCGCTGCGCGTCATGAGCCGCTCGGCCGTGCGCCCGTACGCGCCGGTGGCCGACCGTCTCGCGCGACTGCGCAAGGAGCTCGGCGTCGGCAGCATCATCGAGGGAAGCGTGCGCGTGAACGGCGACTCGGCGCGCGTCACCGTGCGGCTCGTCGACGCGCGCTCCGAGGGCACCGTCTGGAGCACGGAGCGCGACGTCGCGATCGCGGACGCCCTCGTCGTGCAGAGCCAGCTCGCGCGCACCATCGCCGACGCGCTCCGCGCGCGCGTGACGCCCGCCGAGGCGCGACGCCGCGGGCGCCCGCCCACGATCAGCCCCGAGGCGTACGAGCTGTACCTGCGCGCGACGCGCATGCCGGTCGCCGTCGCGGCCTCGAATCGCGAGGCCATGGACCTGCTGCGCCGCGCGGTGGCCCTCGATGCCGGCTTCGCGCTCGCGCACTACGAGCTGGCGCACCGCTACACGTTCCTCGCCTACGGCCGCGGCTCCGCCTACGTCGACTCGGGGATGGCCCAGGCGCGCGCGGCGATCGCCGCAGACCCGGAGCTCGCGAACGGGTACTTCGTCCTCGGCGATCTCCAGAGCTACTCGGGACGGTTCGACGACGCGCGCGCGTCGTACCTCCGGTCGCTCGCGCTCGACCCGAACTACGACTGGGCGATGAACGACCTCGGGTTCAACGAGGAGCTCGCGGGTCGCTTCGACGAGGCGCTGCACTGGCACGCGCTCGCGTTCCGGCTGGCGCCTAACACGGCGGACGCGTTCTACCACGTGGAGGCCGCGCTCGTCCACATCGGCGACGACGCGTTCGACGAGCGCTTCTTCGCGCGCGCCGCGGCGCGCTTCCCGGAGAGCCGCCGCCTCGCATTGAGCCTCGCGCGCCTCGAGCTGCTGCTCGGCCGGGACTCGATCGCCGCGGACCGCACGCGGCGCACGTTGAGCCGCAGCCCGGCCGACCAGGAGTCGCAGATGTTCGCCGCCGAGGTCGCGACCGTCACCCGCGCCGCCGACGCGGAGTCGTTCCTCGCGCCGCTCGTGCGCGAGGCGCCCGACGGTCGTGGCGACTTCCTCGCCGAGTCGTTCCGCACACAGCTCGGGCTCGCGCTCGCCGGGCGCGGCGAGCGTGCACGCGCGGAGTCGCTGTGGGCGGCGTCGGCCGCGCTCGCGCAACGGCAGATCGCGGAGGGCCACGAGAGCCCCGCGCTGCGCGTGGAGCTCGCCGCGATCGCCTCCGTGCGGGGCGACAGCGCGGCGGCGCTCGACTGGCTGCAGCGCGGCTACGACGCGGGGTGGACGGACGCGCGCATCACGGCGCTCGACCCGTTCCTGGAGCCGCTCCGCACGCACACGCGCTACGGCGCGGTGGTGGCGCGCATGCGCGCGGATCTGGCAGCGATGCGCCGCCGCGCGGAGGCCGCGCACCCGGAGTTCTTCCCGACGCGTGAGGTGCCTAACGATTCGGGGGTGCGCGATGAGTGA
- a CDS encoding M28 family metallopeptidase, with product MRPPLLSPTSLLVALAAAVTLAGAEGLSAQPASRPAARRDEIPAAYSAIREADLRRDVGEMASPAMRGREGGTLDELRASMWVAERYRRIGLVPMGEDGTYFQWFDITRTRVSTAASRMRIGGEVMTLFRDVVPLLVVPAEASGAVLWVPDAADTTVDVRGRIVATPLLAPAPSTIRANSYTFASRYADAAISGTLARFARRGAAAVLLVASASVDSAFDVVASARSRGAYDVDRAVPRAANGSDRVAPPPALGTGPTPAFLVRAAMRDTLARQPQAELSVRLERFTAPSVNVVGAVKGTDAKLRDEYVVFSSHQDANGVRATLEGDSVHAGADDNASVTAAELAAARAFVRQPGKRSVLFINHGSEERGLLGSRYHAAHPVVPLARIVAVLNGDMIGRNNPDSAALLGSQPPHRNSSDLVAMALRANALTGRFVLDTIWDRPTHSEGWYFRSDHLPYARLNVPALMYSTNLHDDYHTPRDDPGRIDYPKLTRMAQWMYLTGWFAANAPARPALDPGFRLER from the coding sequence ATGCGTCCGCCGCTCCTCTCGCCCACGTCGCTCCTCGTCGCCCTCGCCGCGGCCGTCACCCTGGCCGGCGCGGAGGGACTGTCCGCGCAGCCCGCCTCGCGCCCCGCGGCGCGCCGCGACGAGATCCCGGCCGCGTACTCGGCGATCCGCGAGGCCGACCTGCGCCGCGACGTCGGCGAGATGGCGTCGCCCGCCATGCGCGGCCGCGAGGGCGGCACGCTCGACGAGCTGCGCGCGTCGATGTGGGTCGCGGAGCGGTACCGCCGCATCGGCCTCGTGCCGATGGGCGAGGACGGGACGTACTTCCAGTGGTTCGACATCACGCGCACGCGCGTCTCCACCGCCGCGAGCCGCATGCGCATCGGCGGCGAGGTGATGACGCTCTTCCGCGACGTCGTGCCGCTGCTCGTGGTGCCGGCCGAGGCGTCGGGCGCGGTGCTCTGGGTGCCCGACGCGGCGGACACCACCGTGGACGTGCGCGGTCGCATCGTCGCGACCCCGCTGCTCGCGCCCGCGCCGTCGACCATCCGCGCCAACAGCTACACGTTCGCCTCGCGCTACGCCGACGCGGCGATCAGCGGCACGCTCGCGCGCTTCGCGCGCCGCGGCGCCGCGGCCGTGCTGCTCGTCGCGAGCGCGTCCGTCGACAGCGCGTTCGACGTGGTGGCGTCGGCCCGCTCGCGCGGCGCGTACGACGTGGACCGCGCGGTGCCGCGCGCCGCGAACGGCTCCGACCGCGTGGCGCCGCCGCCCGCGTTAGGCACCGGCCCCACGCCCGCGTTCCTCGTGCGCGCCGCGATGCGCGACACGCTCGCGCGGCAGCCGCAGGCCGAGCTCTCCGTGCGGCTGGAGCGGTTCACCGCGCCGTCGGTGAACGTGGTCGGCGCGGTGAAGGGCACCGACGCCAAGCTTCGCGACGAGTACGTCGTGTTCAGCTCGCACCAGGACGCGAACGGCGTGCGCGCCACGCTCGAGGGCGACTCGGTGCACGCGGGCGCCGACGACAACGCGTCGGTCACCGCCGCGGAGCTCGCGGCGGCGCGCGCGTTCGTGCGGCAGCCGGGGAAGCGCTCCGTGCTCTTCATCAACCACGGCTCCGAGGAGCGCGGGCTGCTCGGCTCGCGCTACCACGCCGCGCACCCGGTGGTGCCGCTCGCGCGGATCGTGGCGGTGCTGAACGGCGACATGATCGGCCGCAACAACCCGGACTCGGCGGCGCTGTTAGGCAGCCAGCCGCCGCACCGCAACTCGAGTGACCTGGTCGCGATGGCCCTGCGGGCGAATGCGCTCACTGGGCGGTTCGTGCTCGACACGATCTGGGACCGGCCGACGCACTCGGAGGGGTGGTACTTCCGCAGCGACCATCTGCCGTACGCGCGGCTGAACGTGCCGGCACTCATGTACTCGACGAACCTGCACGACGACTATCACACGCCGCGCGACGATCCGGGGCGCATCGACTATCCGAAGCTGACGCGCATGGCGCAGTGGATGTACCTGACCGGCTGGTTCGCCGCGAACGCGCCGGCGCGGCCGGCGCTCGATCCCGGGTTCCGGCTGGAGCGCTGA